A stretch of the Streptococcus suis genome encodes the following:
- the leuC gene encoding 3-isopropylmalate dehydratase large subunit, giving the protein MSGKSIFDKLWDRHVITGQEGQPQLLYVDQHYIHEVTSPQAFDGLREAGRQVRRPELTFGTFDHNVPTVNIYDIRDVISKAQMDALARNVAEFGIPHAPHGSANQGIVHMVGPETGLTQPGKFIVCGDSHTATHGAFGAIAFGIGTTEVEHVFATQTLWQVKPKKLLVRFTGKPKKGIYSKDYVLALIAKYGVALGVGYVVEYVGEAIDALTMEERMTICNMSIEFGSKMGIMNPDQITFDYLADKEKRPKDFEVAVADWKTLVSDSDAVYDKVIEMDVSNLAPMVTWGTNPSMGVSFDETFPEVRDMNDERAYKYMNLQPGQSPKDIEIGYVFLGSCTNSRLSDLKVAAKIVEGKRVADHVTAIVVPGSRPVKSAAEALGLDKIFLEAGFEWRDPGCSMCLGMNPDKVPTGVHCASTSNRNFEDRQGVGSRTHLCSPAMAAAAAIAGRFVDVRDLEVV; this is encoded by the coding sequence ATGAGTGGAAAATCCATTTTCGATAAGCTCTGGGATCGCCATGTGATTACAGGGCAAGAAGGTCAACCCCAACTCCTTTATGTGGACCAGCACTATATCCATGAGGTGACTAGTCCCCAGGCCTTTGATGGTCTGCGAGAGGCTGGACGGCAAGTCCGTCGGCCAGAATTGACCTTTGGTACATTTGACCATAATGTTCCAACGGTTAATATTTATGATATTCGTGATGTCATTTCCAAGGCTCAGATGGATGCCTTAGCTCGCAATGTGGCGGAGTTCGGCATTCCACATGCGCCACATGGATCTGCCAACCAAGGCATTGTCCACATGGTGGGACCAGAGACTGGCTTGACCCAGCCAGGGAAATTCATCGTCTGTGGAGATAGCCATACGGCAACCCACGGAGCATTCGGTGCCATTGCCTTTGGAATTGGGACAACAGAAGTAGAGCATGTCTTTGCGACTCAAACGTTGTGGCAAGTCAAACCCAAAAAGCTCTTAGTACGGTTTACAGGTAAGCCGAAAAAGGGGATATACTCCAAGGATTATGTTCTGGCATTGATTGCTAAGTATGGTGTGGCACTGGGGGTTGGTTATGTAGTCGAGTATGTGGGTGAGGCTATTGATGCTCTGACCATGGAAGAACGGATGACGATTTGTAACATGTCTATCGAGTTCGGATCCAAGATGGGGATTATGAACCCAGATCAAATCACTTTTGATTATCTAGCAGACAAGGAAAAACGGCCTAAAGACTTTGAGGTAGCGGTAGCTGATTGGAAAACCCTGGTATCTGATTCAGATGCAGTTTATGATAAGGTCATTGAAATGGATGTTTCGAATCTGGCACCGATGGTAACATGGGGAACCAATCCTTCCATGGGAGTCTCGTTTGATGAGACCTTTCCTGAAGTTCGCGATATGAACGATGAACGAGCGTATAAGTACATGAACTTACAGCCTGGACAAAGTCCAAAGGACATCGAAATTGGCTATGTTTTCCTGGGGTCCTGTACCAATTCTCGTCTTTCTGACTTGAAGGTGGCCGCCAAGATTGTTGAAGGCAAACGTGTGGCAGATCATGTGACTGCAATTGTGGTTCCTGGTTCGAGGCCGGTTAAGTCAGCTGCAGAAGCACTAGGCTTAGACAAAATTTTCTTGGAAGCTGGCTTTGAATGGCGGGATCCTGGTTGCTCCATGTGTCTGGGTATGAACCCAGACAAGGTGCCGACAGGTGTCCACTGTGCATCGACTAGTAACCGAAACTTTGAGGATCGACAGGGTGTTGGATCTCGAACCCATCTTTGTAGTCCAGCCATGGCAGCAGCGGCAGCTATTGCAGGACGCTTTGTAGATGTTCGTGATTTGGAGGTGGTCTGA